The nucleotide window CCTTTAATCTATTTTACAAAAATTCAACATGTCGAATGTCCACGACCTGTTACGATATCTAATCCCTACTCTTCTGAGACGTGGCTACAACGAGGTCCCATCCCTTCTGTGGGCCCGATCGCACGTGTATTTCGAAGAAATAAACTGCAGAAGATTATCAGCGAATAGTATAAGTACACTTGACCAACGGCTTACGAGCACCTGTCCCACATAACAACCTTATACCCACCCGCACCACATCACTATATCTCTCTTTCAACTCAATAAGGGGAAgagaaggagaaaaaaaaaaaaaaactaataaggGAAAAAGAAGCGCAGGTTAACTAGAATGCGCGCTGGTTGTCCAAAGCCTCCTCCTGTAGTCCTCTGCCCTCTCTAGCCACATATCAATCTCTGtcttcttcttattctttttATATTTGATCGAAACAGAAGCGGAGGGAAAGAAAACCCCAACGAACCAAGCAATGAAGCACACTTTATCGGAGGCGGTCCCATCCTCACCACCACAAACTTCCTCCGCCGCGGCGGTGGCGACGACGGCGTCCGCTCTTACCGACCAGTCACCCCCCGCCACTTCGTCGTCGTCGTCGTCGGCGTCTTCGTCAATCCCGGCGGAGGACTTGGCCGTGGGGTCCACGAGGGATGGGAGCGGTTGGGCGCAGGAAACCGTGACCGTCGATCGTCGAGGAGAGTATTCCGCCGTTTGCCGATGGACGGTTCACAACTTCCCTCGTATTAAAGCTAGGGCACTTTGGAGCAAATACTTTGAGGTTGGCGGCTACGATTGCCGCCTCTTAATTTACCCTAAAGGAGACTCTCAGGCTTTGCCAGGATATATCTCTATCTATCTCCAAATCATGGACCCTCGCGGCACCTCCTCTTCCAAATGGGACTGTTTCGCTAGCTACCGTTTAGCTATCGTCAACCTAACCGACGATTCTAAAACGATTCATCGGGATTCGTGGCACCGATTCTCCAGCAAGAAAAAATCTCACGGTTGGTGTGATTTCACCCCTTCCTCTACTGTGTTTGATTCCAAATTAGGTTATTTGTTCAACAATGATTCCGTTCTTATAACCGCCGACATTTTAATCCTTAATGAATCCCTTAGTTTTATGCGCGATAATAATGACTTGCAATCTGTTTCTTCCTCAATAATATCATCGTCGGTGGTTGCGGGTCCTGTATCTGATGTGTTAAGCGGTAAATTTACTTGGAAAGTGCATAATTTTAGTTTGTTTAAGGAAATGATTAAGACACAGAAGATAATGAGCCAGGTGTTTCCAGCCGGTGAGTGTAATCTGAGAATCAGTGTGTACCAGAGCTCAGTTAATGGGCAAGATTATTTGTCCATGTGTTTGGAGAGTAAGGACACGGAGAAGACAGTTGTGTCTGATAGGAGTTGTTGGTGTTTGTTTAGAATGTCGGTCTTGAACCAAAAACCAGGGTCCAATCATATGCATAGAGACTCGTATGGGCGGTTTGCTGCAGATAATAAGACTGGGGATAATACAAGTTTGGGCTGGAATGATTATATGAAAATGTCTGATTTTGTTGGGCCTGACTCAGGATTTTTGGTGGATGATACTGCAGTATTCAGTACTTCATTTCATGTAATTAAGGAGTTCAGTAGCTTCTCGAAGAATGGGGGGTTAATTGGAGGGAGGAGCGGGAGTGGGGCAAGGAAGTCTGATGGGCACATGGGGAAATTTACTTGGAGGATTGAGAATTTTACAAGGTTGAAGGATCTATTGAAGAAGAGGAAGATTACAGGTCTTTGCATCAAGAGCAGGAGGTTTCAGATTGGGAATAGAGATTGTCGTCTCATTGTTTATCCCCGAGGTAATCCAAGATCTATGGCTGATTCCAATTATGCATATCAACGCAATGTCCTGACTTTATTATGTAATTTATTgcgatatttaataaattttgaaataatgTTGGATGCCATTCCTGTATAGATGAGTGAAGACTATTAGTCTATTAGTTTCCAAGTTCTTAGGATAGATAAGGCTTATGTTTTATCTTAAGTGCTGATCCTTTATCCTAAACTTAATTTAAGGTGTACCGTTGCGCCATATTTGCTTATTATATTGGTTCACTTGCTAAACTGGATGAAAGTGGTGATGGTCACCATTTATTTGTTGCTTTCTATTTATCCTTTGATTCCCATGTCCAAAAGTATTCGAAGCTTAAGTCACATTTGGTAGTCTATTATTCTGTAACACTATATAATCTTCTTCCTGTTTTCTTTTAAAAATGGACCCTTTGTAATGGTGAATTCTTTAAGCTCTATTGTTGATCATTGTGAATGGAGTTCTTTAAAACTGCTGCTCATGCTGCATTTTGGAAGGCAGTTTTTACCTGCATGTGTTCAATATTCAGATGGTGGGATTTGTGAGCTAAACTGACTGTTGCTTAGATTGTGTAGGAGAGTAAATTGATGGGTAAATCCTGCATATTTTGTTGTATCAGAGTAAACTAACTAGAATTTGTATGTTTGGTGGTACCAGGGCAGTCTCAGCCACCATGTCACCTTTCAGTATTTCTTGAAGTTACAGATTCACGGAATACTTCCAGTGATTGGAGTTGTTTTGTGAGCCATCGTTTGTCAGTTTTGAACCAGAGGATGGAGGAGAAATCTGTAACCAAAGAATCTCAGAATCGTTATTCCAAAGCTGCAAAAGATTGGGGTTGGCGTGAATTCGTGACTCTTACTAGCCTTTTTGATCAAGATTCTGGGTTTCTTGTTCAGGACACTGTTGTATTCTCTGCAGAGGTTCTCATTTTGAAAGAGACATCAATAATGCAGGATTTAACAGATCAAGATATTGAGGCAATTGTTACTGGTTCCCAGATTGATGGGGTTGGGAAAAAAAGTTCATTCACATGGAAGGTGGAAAACTTCTTGTCTTTCAAGGAAATAATGGAAACCCGAAAAATCTTCAGCAAGTTCTTTCAAGCTGGTGGATGTGAGCTTCGGATTGGTGGGTTCTAATATGTAGTCCTCTCTCTGCTGACATTTTGGTTGTGTTTGTCTCCTTTTGTTATTCAACTGATGGTCCATGTTTTTCCTGATGCAGGTGTCTATGAATCTTTCGACACCATATGTATATATTTAGAGAGTGACCAGTCAGTTGGTAGTGATCTAGATAAAAATTTTTGGGTCAGATATAGGATGGCTGTGGTGAACCAAAAGAATCCAGCCAAGACTGTGTGGAAGGAGTCTTCTATTTGTACAAAGACGTGGAATAATTCTGTTCTGCAATTTATGAAGGTGTCCGATATGTTGGAAGGAGATGCAGGGTTCCTTGTGCGTGACACTGTTGTTTTTgtttgtgaaatattggattgctGTCCTTGGTTTGAGTTTTCAGATCTAGAGGTTAGTACTTATGATCATCCACACCAGTTGCCTGCTCTttgttttaatataataatatcatAAATATGTTATTCAAAGGATACTTTGATGATTTTGAAATTACTTGATTGTCGAGGGCCAACACAATCTAGACTTAAGGTAAAAACTACTCTGGAGATAAGACTATTGATTTTTATGGTTCTTCTGTGGAACTTTCAACATTTTGCTACATAACTATGAACTAATTTGCATCAGGATATGCTATTTGGAAATTCAAACACAATGACGTTTTGTGTGCATTTAAATACGTTCAATGTCTCAGCTTGCATTGTGAGTCCGTTTCGTATATCTTAATTCTTGAATGGTTGCACTGCACAATATGTTTTTAATCTCAAGTCTGTAATCTATGTTTTTCTTCTGTTCATGTTCAGGCAACATTGAAAAACCCAATATTCTAATGAAGATGCAGGTCGGATATAGGACTAATTTTTGAACTTACTTTAGATAGGTCGAAATATAGTAGTTCTTAGTGTGAGGAGAATATGTGATGATTGATGACTCGCAATTCCATTGCAAGTGTGACTGTTAAGTGTACCAATATGACAAAGTTATGAAGATATCCCTGAGATTTTGTTTTCTTATTCATCTTTAAATAGTTGTTCTTGCATTCGGTGCCCTTTTTAGTCCACGCCTGTTACTAGTCCTAGAGGGTATTATATTCTTGTAAAGTATCTTCATAACATCAATCCTAACTATCTCCTTAGGAGCTAGGCTGGTAACAGTTGTCTTACTTTGTTAGGTTTTGGCCTCTGAGGATGATCAGGATGCATTAACAACTGATCCTGATGAACTCATTGATTCTGAAGACAGTGAAGGAGTAAGCGGAGATGAAGAAGATATCTTTAGAAACCTTCTTTCTAGAGCTGGCTTTCACTTGACATATGGAGATAATCCTTCACAGCCACAGGTTACCTTAAGGGAAAAGCTTCTAATGGATGCTGGTGCAATTGCTGGTTTTTTGACTGGATTACGTGTCTATCTAGATGATCCTGCGAAAGTAAAGCGTTTGCTTCTTCCAACCAAGCTTTCTAGTACCAATGATGGAAAGAAGGCAGCAAAAGCTGATGAATCTTCTCCCAGCCTGATGAATCTGTTGATGGGAGTTAAAGTTTTGCAGCAAGCAATTATAGATTTACTTTTGGACATAATGGTTGAATGTTGTCAACCATCAGAAGGAAGTTCCAATGATTATTTGTCTGATGTGAACTCAAAGCCTTCAGTTGATGGCAGTGGTTCTGCCAGTCCATTGGAATCTGATAGGGAAAGTGGAGCAACAGAATCTGCTCCATTTCCTGTATATGAGAGATTGGAGTCTGGTGTAGATGATACTACCAGTGCATCTGCTGTGCAAAGCTCTGATGGAAATGGTATTGATATGCCTGGAAAAGCTCTTCCTGGACAGCCTATTTATCCACCAGTAACAACAGCTGGAGCATCTTTGGAAAATGCTTCCCTTTGCTCTAAGGCATGTTTTGTTTTTTGCTCCATAAGTGCTGATATTTCTAACTCAATTATTTGATATACATTAACTAGTTTGAAAGTTGAATTTTCAGACCAAGTGGCCAGAACAATCTGAGGAGCTCTTAGGATTGATTGTAAACTCACTGAGAGCCCTTGATGGAGCCGTTCCACAATGCTGTCCTGAGCCAAGACGAAGACCTCAATCTGCACAAAAGATTGCTCTTGTATTGGATAAAGCTCCAAAACATTTGCAGCCTGACCTTGTAGCTTTAGTCCCCAAGTTGGTAGAGCATTCAGAGCATCCACTGGCAGCTTGCGCACTTCTTGAAAGACTTCAAAAGCCTGATGCAGAACCTGCTTTGCGGATACCTGTAAGATATTCTTTCTAGAAGTGTTTTGGCTTTCTGTTTTCTATGGTCAATTTGCTTCTTTGTGGTGTGTTGGCAGTGAAACATGGAAAAAGCCACTAAACACTAATAAGGCATATTTTGCACCATCtattttgattttgatgataGTATGCACAtatatttttctcattttgtCTATCACAACActttttattgcaagattatgataattttttttaacaggtttttgGTGCTCTTAGTCAACTGGAATGTGGTAGTGATGTGTGGGAACGCATTTTATTTCAATCTTTTGAGCTTTTAGCTGATTCAAATGATGAGCCTCTTGCTGCAACCATAGATTTTATATTTAAAGCTGCATCCCAGTGCCAACATCTTCCTGAAGCTGTAtctatttctctcaattttcttatTCTATTTTCCAACATAATTTCTTTTATCCATTTGTAacattctttattttcttttgtaggtcAGGTCTGTTCGTGTTAGGTTAAAAAAATTGGGTGCTGAGGTGCGTCCCTGTGTCTTGGATTTTTTGAGTAAAACTGTAAATAGTTGGGGAGATGTTGCTGAAACCATACTTAGAGATATTGAATGTGATGATGACTTTGGGGATGACAGCTCAGCATTGCCTTGCGGTCTTTTCTTGTTTGGTGAAAATGGATCCATTCCTGAAAGGTTTCATGTGGTGGATGAGCAGCCTTTCCATGCTAGTTGCCATTTTTCTGACATTTATGTCTTGATTGAGATGTTATCTATACCTTGTCTTGCTGTTGAAGCTTCTCAAACATTTGACAGAGCTGTAGCTCGGGGGGCAATTATGGCACAATCTGTGGCAATGGTTTTGGAAAGGCGCCTCACTCAGAGATTGAATTACAATGCCAGATTTGTTGCTGAAAATTTTCAGCATGCAGATGTTGTAATAGAGGGAGAAGCCAGTGAACATCTGAGAATCCAAAGGGATGATTTTAATGTTGTTCTTGGCCTTGCTGAGACGTTGGCCCTTTCAAGGGACCCCAGAGTGAAGGGGTTTGTGAAGATGCTTTACACATTATTGTTTAAATGGTATGCTGATGAGTCATACAGAGTGAGGATGCTAAAGAGACTTGTTGATCGTGCCACCAGTACTACAGATAATAGTCGTGATGTAGATTTCGACTTGGATATATTGGTTTTTTTAGTTTGTGAGGAGCAAGAAATTGTTAAACCTGTTCTAAGCATGATGCGGGAGGGTGCTGAACTTGCAAATGTTGATCGGGCAGCTCTTTGGCATCAGTTATGTGCCAGTGAGGATGAAATTATTCGCATGCGTGAAGAGAGGAAGACAGAAATTTCTAATATTGTTCGGGAAAAAACTATTCTATCACAAAAATTGAGTGAATCAGAGTCCATTAACAATCGACTCAAGGTACCTGATATATTTCAATTGATGATATGGTCTAGAGAAATGGTATTGCATCTTATGAGCTTTTGGTGTTTGTTAGTGTTAACACCTCTAATGATGGCAGTCTGAAATGAGGGCTGAGATGGATCGCTTTGCTCGGGAAAAGAAGGAACTTTCTGAACGAATACAAGAAGTAGAAAGTCAGCTTGAGTGGATACGCTCAGAGCGGGATGAAGAAATTACCAAACTTACAGCTGAGAAGAAAGTTCTTCAGGATCGTCTTCATGATGCTGAAACACAGCTCTCTCAGTTGAAGTCCCGGAAACGGGATGAATTGAAGGTAGCATGCAAGCACTGATACATCCTTCCACGCACACACAGACAGTTTACCCACTCCTGCTTTGTTCTGCTGTGTGCACTCAGTGGAATCTAACCTGTTTCGCTTTCT belongs to Hevea brasiliensis isolate MT/VB/25A 57/8 chromosome 4, ASM3005281v1, whole genome shotgun sequence and includes:
- the LOC110654018 gene encoding uncharacterized protein LOC110654018 isoform X3 codes for the protein MKHTLSEAVPSSPPQTSSAAAVATTASALTDQSPPATSSSSSSASSSIPAEDLAVGSTRDGSGWAQETVTVDRRGEYSAVCRWTVHNFPRIKARALWSKYFEVGGYDCRLLIYPKGDSQALPGYISIYLQIMDPRGTSSSKWDCFASYRLAIVNLTDDSKTIHRDSWHRFSSKKKSHGWCDFTPSSTVFDSKLGYLFNNDSVLITADILILNESLSFMRDNNDLQSVSSSIISSSVVAGPVSDVLSGKFTWKVHNFSLFKEMIKTQKIMSQVFPAGECNLRISVYQSSVNGQDYLSMCLESKDTEKTVVSDRSCWCLFRMSVLNQKPGSNHMHRDSYGRFAADNKTGDNTSLGWNDYMKMSDFVGPDSGFLVDDTAVFSTSFHVIKEFSSFSKNGGLIGGRSGSGARKSDGHMGKFTWRIENFTRLKDLLKKRKITGLCIKSRRFQIGNRDCRLIVYPRGQSQPPCHLSVFLEVTDSRNTSSDWSCFVSHRLSVLNQRMEEKSVTKESQNRYSKAAKDWGWREFVTLTSLFDQDSGFLVQDTVVFSAEVLILKETSIMQDLTDQDIEAIVTGSQIDGVGKKSSFTWKVENFLSFKEIMETRKIFSKFFQAGGCELRIGVYESFDTICIYLESDQSVGSDLDKNFWVRYRMAVVNQKNPAKTVWKESSICTKTWNNSVLQFMKVSDMLEGDAGFLVRDTVVFVCEILDCCPWFEFSDLEVLASEDDQDALTTDPDELIDSEDSEGVSGDEEDIFRNLLSRAGFHLTYGDNPSQPQVTLREKLLMDAGAIAGFLTGLRVYLDDPAKVKRLLLPTKLSSTNDGKKAAKADESSPSLMNLLMGVKVLQQAIIDLLLDIMVECCQPSEGSSNDYLSDVNSKPSVDGSGSASPLESDRESGATESAPFPVYERLESGVDDTTSASAVQSSDGNGIDMPGKALPGQPIYPPVTTAGASLENASLCSKTKWPEQSEELLGLIVNSLRALDGAVPQCCPEPRRRPQSAQKIALVLDKAPKHLQPDLVALVPKLVEHSEHPLAACALLERLQKPDAEPALRIPVFGALSQLECGSDVWERILFQSFELLADSNDEPLAATIDFIFKAASQCQHLPEAVRSVRVRLKKLGAEVRPCVLDFLSKTVNSWGDVAETILRDIECDDDFGDDSSALPCGLFLFGENGSIPERFHVVDEQPFHASCHFSDIYVLIEMLSIPCLAVEASQTFDRAVARGAIMAQSVAMVLERRLTQRLNYNARFVAENFQHADVVIEGEASEHLRIQRDDFNVVLGLAETLALSRDPRVKGFVKMLYTLLFKWYADESYRVRMLKRLVDRATSTTDNSRDVDFDLDILVFLVCEEQEIVKPVLSMMREGAELANVDRAALWHQLCASEDEIIRMREERKTEISNIVREKTILSQKLSESESINNRLKC
- the LOC110654018 gene encoding uncharacterized protein LOC110654018 isoform X1, with translation MKHTLSEAVPSSPPQTSSAAAVATTASALTDQSPPATSSSSSSASSSIPAEDLAVGSTRDGSGWAQETVTVDRRGEYSAVCRWTVHNFPRIKARALWSKYFEVGGYDCRLLIYPKGDSQALPGYISIYLQIMDPRGTSSSKWDCFASYRLAIVNLTDDSKTIHRDSWHRFSSKKKSHGWCDFTPSSTVFDSKLGYLFNNDSVLITADILILNESLSFMRDNNDLQSVSSSIISSSVVAGPVSDVLSGKFTWKVHNFSLFKEMIKTQKIMSQVFPAGECNLRISVYQSSVNGQDYLSMCLESKDTEKTVVSDRSCWCLFRMSVLNQKPGSNHMHRDSYGRFAADNKTGDNTSLGWNDYMKMSDFVGPDSGFLVDDTAVFSTSFHVIKEFSSFSKNGGLIGGRSGSGARKSDGHMGKFTWRIENFTRLKDLLKKRKITGLCIKSRRFQIGNRDCRLIVYPRGQSQPPCHLSVFLEVTDSRNTSSDWSCFVSHRLSVLNQRMEEKSVTKESQNRYSKAAKDWGWREFVTLTSLFDQDSGFLVQDTVVFSAEVLILKETSIMQDLTDQDIEAIVTGSQIDGVGKKSSFTWKVENFLSFKEIMETRKIFSKFFQAGGCELRIGVYESFDTICIYLESDQSVGSDLDKNFWVRYRMAVVNQKNPAKTVWKESSICTKTWNNSVLQFMKVSDMLEGDAGFLVRDTVVFVCEILDCCPWFEFSDLEVLASEDDQDALTTDPDELIDSEDSEGVSGDEEDIFRNLLSRAGFHLTYGDNPSQPQVTLREKLLMDAGAIAGFLTGLRVYLDDPAKVKRLLLPTKLSSTNDGKKAAKADESSPSLMNLLMGVKVLQQAIIDLLLDIMVECCQPSEGSSNDYLSDVNSKPSVDGSGSASPLESDRESGATESAPFPVYERLESGVDDTTSASAVQSSDGNGIDMPGKALPGQPIYPPVTTAGASLENASLCSKTKWPEQSEELLGLIVNSLRALDGAVPQCCPEPRRRPQSAQKIALVLDKAPKHLQPDLVALVPKLVEHSEHPLAACALLERLQKPDAEPALRIPVFGALSQLECGSDVWERILFQSFELLADSNDEPLAATIDFIFKAASQCQHLPEAVRSVRVRLKKLGAEVRPCVLDFLSKTVNSWGDVAETILRDIECDDDFGDDSSALPCGLFLFGENGSIPERFHVVDEQPFHASCHFSDIYVLIEMLSIPCLAVEASQTFDRAVARGAIMAQSVAMVLERRLTQRLNYNARFVAENFQHADVVIEGEASEHLRIQRDDFNVVLGLAETLALSRDPRVKGFVKMLYTLLFKWYADESYRVRMLKRLVDRATSTTDNSRDVDFDLDILVFLVCEEQEIVKPVLSMMREGAELANVDRAALWHQLCASEDEIIRMREERKTEISNIVREKTILSQKLSESESINNRLKSEMRAEMDRFAREKKELSERIQEVESQLEWIRSERDEEITKLTAEKKVLQDRLHDAETQLSQLKSRKRDELKRVVKEKNTLAERLKSAEAAWKRFDEELKRYATENVTREEIRQSLEDEVRRLTQTVGQTEGEKREKEEQVARCEAYIDGMESKLQACQQYIRTLEASLQEEMSRHAPLYGAGLEALSMKELETISRIHEEGLRQIHALQQRKGSPAASPLVSPHAVPHNHGLYPAAPPPMAVGLPPSLIPNGVGIHSNGHVNGAVGPWFSHS
- the LOC110654018 gene encoding uncharacterized protein LOC110654018 isoform X2, coding for MKHTLSEAVPSSPPQTSSAAAVATTASALTDQSPPATSSSSSSASSSIPAEDLAVGSTRDGSGWAQETVTVDRRGEYSAVCRWTVHNFPRIKARALWSKYFEVGGYDCRLLIYPKGDSQALPGYISIYLQIMDPRGTSSSKWDCFASYRLAIVNLTDDSKTIHRDSWHRFSSKKKSHGWCDFTPSSTVFDSKLGYLFNNDSVLITADILILNESLSFMRDNNDLQSVSSSIISSSVVAGPVSDVLSGKFTWKVHNFSLFKEMIKTQKIMSQVFPAGECNLRISVYQSSVNGQDYLSMCLESKDTEKTVVSDRSCWCLFRMSVLNQKPGSNHMHRDSYGRFAADNKTGDNTSLGWNDYMKMSDFVGPDSGFLVDDTAVFSTSFHVIKEFSSFSKNGGLIGGRSGSGARKSDGHMGKFTWRIENFTRLKDLLKKRKITGLCIKSRRFQIGNRDCRLIVYPRGQSQPPCHLSVFLEVTDSRNTSSDWSCFVSHRLSVLNQRMEEKSVTKESQNRYSKAAKDWGWREFVTLTSLFDQDSGFLVQDTVVFSAEVLILKETSIMQDLTDQDIEAIVTGSQIDGVGKKSSFTWKVENFLSFKEIMETRKIFSKFFQAGGCELRIGVYESFDTICIYLESDQSVGSDLDKNFWVRYRMAVVNQKNPAKTVWKESSICTKTWNNSVLQFMKVSDMLEGDAGFLVRDTVVFVCEILDCCPWFEFSDLEVLASEDDQDALTTDPDELIDSEDSEGVSGDEEDIFRNLLSRAGFHLTYGDNPSQPQVTLREKLLMDAGAIAGFLTGLRVYLDDPAKVKRLLLPTKLSSTNDGKKAAKADESSPSLMNLLMGVKVLQQAIIDLLLDIMVECCQPSEGSSNDYLSDVNSKPSVDGSGSASPLESDRESGATESAPFPVYERLESGVDDTTSASAVQSSDGNGIDMPGKALPGQPIYPPVTTAGASLENASLCSKTKWPEQSEELLGLIVNSLRALDGAVPQCCPEPRRRPQSAQKIALVLDKAPKHLQPDLVALVPKLVEHSEHPLAACALLERLQKPDAEPALRIPVRSVRVRLKKLGAEVRPCVLDFLSKTVNSWGDVAETILRDIECDDDFGDDSSALPCGLFLFGENGSIPERFHVVDEQPFHASCHFSDIYVLIEMLSIPCLAVEASQTFDRAVARGAIMAQSVAMVLERRLTQRLNYNARFVAENFQHADVVIEGEASEHLRIQRDDFNVVLGLAETLALSRDPRVKGFVKMLYTLLFKWYADESYRVRMLKRLVDRATSTTDNSRDVDFDLDILVFLVCEEQEIVKPVLSMMREGAELANVDRAALWHQLCASEDEIIRMREERKTEISNIVREKTILSQKLSESESINNRLKSEMRAEMDRFAREKKELSERIQEVESQLEWIRSERDEEITKLTAEKKVLQDRLHDAETQLSQLKSRKRDELKRVVKEKNTLAERLKSAEAAWKRFDEELKRYATENVTREEIRQSLEDEVRRLTQTVGQTEGEKREKEEQVARCEAYIDGMESKLQACQQYIRTLEASLQEEMSRHAPLYGAGLEALSMKELETISRIHEEGLRQIHALQQRKGSPAASPLVSPHAVPHNHGLYPAAPPPMAVGLPPSLIPNGVGIHSNGHVNGAVGPWFSHS